In Lactiplantibacillus pentosus, the sequence TACGTTATACCAGAACACTGAATTCAGTGCGTGGTGTAGCCCAGTCGGAATCAACAACCGGTTGAAGAAGCCGTACAGACCGGCTCCCACAAAGCCCAGTTTAGAAATCCCCGTTGCAAACAACACGATGGCATCATAGACGAACGGCCAGACAAAGTATAAGGCCGCCGTGACAATCAACATCACGAAGGCCGCCATAATTGGCACCAATCGTTTGCCACTAAAGAACGACAAAGCCATCGGAAGCTTGACCTCGTGGAAGCGATTATACAGTGCGGCCGCAATCAAACCGGCACTGATCCCAATCAAGACATTGTTATCTAGCGCGGAAAACGCCGGATTGATCTGGCTCGCCTTCACGTTCAACATCGTTGCTAGTGTCGCTGGTTTTAACACCGTCACCGGCACTTCAAATGCGATCAATCCGGCAATCGCGGCTGCCCCGTCCTTATTTACTGACATCCCAATCGCCAGCCCGACCGCAAACAGCAAGGCTAAGTTGTTCAGGACAACGTCGCCACCCTGAATTAAGTAGTTCGCAAACAGCCACTGCTTCGGGAGATAATTCCCAATCCCGACTAGAATCGCTGCTGCGGGCAACGTTGCAATCGGCAGCATTAACGACTGACCGATTTTCTGAAAATATGTCTTCATACCAATTTCTCCTCAATCTCTTTTTATGCACGCTATAAATCCTATCACAACATGTTTTCATTGCAAGTTTTTCAAGAGGAATTAGTGTATAGACCAATATTGAAATAACCGTTTTCAACGTGATTAAATTAAGTTTGTTGGTGCACAAAAAAAGTTCTGAAAGTCATCAGAACTTTTTCATTAATATTCTTATTTTTCAGCAACCGGTACTTCTGGATGCCGGTATTGACGCATCATTTCTGCTAAGTGAACTTCATGGGTCACAAATTCGTGAACCCGGCAGACATAGTCATGTTCCCGACCGATTTTTGCAATATAGCCGTTGATGTAATCATGGCCGTCCCTTTGAGAAATCTTGATACATTGACGGGTAATGGTACTTATAAGCCCGACTAACCGTTTCCACGGAATCGATTTCTTCTTGCCGCGTTTCAATTAACTTGATGCCCGCACGTTCACAGGCATCGTAGGCTTCATTGAACATCTGAGTGGCCATATCCTTAACGCCTGGGTATTCAATGAACTGGCCCATTTGGATTTCAAACATCGTACATAAGCTGTTGGTGACCGCGTTGAAAACGACCTTCGACATACACATGCCCATAAAATTATCGGACCAGATTGGATTTAAGTTGGCTGCTTTGAAATCTGCCATCGCTTGACGCGTCGTTTCGTCGATTTCACCTGCATACTTACTCATATGCATCGCTTCACTGCCTTCAGGGCCCATGAAGTCAACGTCAGCCGGTCCATTTAAAACGGTCGCAATCATGGCAGTCCCACCGATGATATGGTCTTCAGGGAAATATTGGGCAATTTTTTCGAAATGTCCCATCCCATTCATGGCCGCAAAGACGTACTGGTCATCATGGAAAATCGGTGCATCTCGTTTTAATTCATCGGCTAACTGCATTTGCTTTTTGAAAATGATCCAAACATCTGGATGGCCTTGGTATTCTTCTGGATAGTAGATGTTGATTGGAACCACGTGGCGATTTTGATGGTCACGTGCGACCGTGACACCACCCTGTTCACGCACCTTTTCAACGTTTGGTTCCCACGTATCGATAAAATCAACGTCAACACCGGCGTTTTCTTGTAACATCACGCCATACCGATAACCCATTGCACCTGCGCCAATAATGCCATATTTCATAAGTAAAACCATCCTTTCGTGTTGCCACTATGTGTTTACTGCCATCTGTTCGTCGCTGGATACTTCCAATCACGAACGTTATGTGTTCAGGTTCAAATCCACCTGTAAGATTAATGACGAGCCTACTTAAAGCCTCATCAAATGAATATGTGTGACGACCTATGTGTCCCAATTTTAGGACAATGCTTGTGAACTATGTGAAACTGCTATGTGTCTCAACCGGGCACCTAGTTGTGTGCCCGTTGATGAAAATTAAAACTATGTGTTAACTTGATGAAAAAAGCGCCCTCTGAATAATCATCACTTAGATTATCCAGAGGACGCTTCCACGCGGTACCACCTCATTATTTAACCGAATTCACATTCGATTACTCAGCGCGTTCACAACAACTAAACGCGTGCACGGTAATGGGTGCTCCCAGCGAACCTCGTAAAGTTCACGCCAACCTTTTAGCTTTCCACTCGTTGTCATCACACCTTCACAGCTCCCGGTGCTTTCTGCGCATCACAACGTGCTTACTCCTTAAAACGTTTCGGCTTTTCATCAAGTTTTAATGTTATAACCATAATGCCATTCCAGCTAAATGTCAACCTTATTTGAAAACTTTTTTCTGTAAACTTTGAAAATCGTCGAAAAAACAGACTGTTTCGTGACAGTCTGCTCGTTTGATTTTAGGGGTGCTGTTTAAGGTCAGCTGATATTCAATGGGCAGCTACGTATTAACGTCCGTTCGACTGTTAATCTGGCAGTTTACCGACTATCGGGGCTGGTGGACTTTATGACGACCATTAGCTGACGCACACGTAGCCGATTCTGGCCCTAATCCCCTTGGTTCTCCTGATTCAGTGCAGTTAATAATGGTTTCCAGTCCAGTGACCAGATCATACCCAGAGCGTGGTCGCCGGTTAAGACGCCGAGGACTGGGCCAATCGTTCCCGTTTTGACCCGAACAGCTGGGAATTGGTAACGTAATTCACTCGCCCAGTCTTCAGCAATCTGCTCGTCGTTAGCGCTAATCACATCCAGACGCACCGGCAATTGGCTGGTTACAACGAACTGTTCAAACTCATCTTGGACGGCTTGTTGGGCGTTTTTCAACGTCCGTTCCTTACCCATCAACTGAATCTTGCCATGTTCATTCAGCGTAATAATCGGCTTGTTGCGTAACACCATCGTCCCGGCCAAACTACTATTGTTGTAGATTCGCCCATTTTTGACGAGATGCCGCATTGAATTAACGATCAAGACCGTCGTCGTGGCGGCGCGTAACCGTGTTAATTGCGTTAAAATATCAGCCATGGAATAGTTAGCCAAGGCCATTGCCGCCGCTAGTTTGACCATATTGGCCGTTCCCGCACAGGCGGTCCGTGAATCAAAGACCTGGACCTCAACACCATCAACGGAAGGCGCATACGTTTTTAGATTATTGATCCAACCACTGATCCCACTGCTGAGACCAATGACTAAAATCTGGTCATAACCAGCCGCTTTCAACTGATCGAACACCAGCTGCATTTCCGGCATCGAAATCTGTGAAATCGTCGGAATTTCCTTTTCAACTTTTAGTAATCGATAAAATTGGTCCGTCGTAATATCAACATTCTCATGATAAACATGATTGCCAAACATAATTGGGTCGTTGACCACCGTGATCTGGTAGTCTTTGACGGCCTGTGCGCTTAGGTCAGCAGAACTTTCTGTCACCACCGCAATTTTCATAATTTCACTCCTCATCGTGCCGAGTCAGCACTCAACACGTCCCGCTGACATTGTGCTCAGCGTGTCCATCTTCTATGGTCGAGCCATAGCAAATTAGCGCCAGAAAAAAGACGCTCAGATACAGTATACTGTACCTGAACGTCTTTTTTCAAATCGCAACATGAACTGGTGTTGTAATCGCATTCTTCGTTGTTGCTGGCCATCGAACCGTTCCAGCAATCGGCACGAGCGTCACTTGAACTTGACGCGCAACTTGTTGCCGTTGGCGTGCGGTCAATGCGTTAAGTCGGAGACAATCTGGCGCAAGTGTTTGAAGTGAGAAATCGACTTCATTAGCGTAAACTTGTACCGCACTCACTGCTTTAGCCCCAACGACCAAGTAATCTTGTGGCAAATCTGCCAAATTGGTGACGGCGCCCTGATTAACTGGCAACGCGGTGTTGACCGCTGACTGTCCATTCACGAGATGCTGAGCAGCCACGATCACATCGTTCAAGACACTATTGGCTGTGGCAGTACTGCCAGCGCCCGGCCCCGTGTAGAGACTCGCGCCGATGGCATCACTTTGAACGGCGATGGCATTTTGAACGCCCACAATTTCACTTAGCGGTTGCGTTTGTGCGACGGCCACTGGGGCGACCGGGCAATACAGCTGTTGATTATGCTGGTATGCCTGCGCCAGAAGCTTGATCTGCCACCCGTGCTGTGCGACCGTTTGGCAAATCGTGGCGGATAATCCTGTAATGCCAACTGGTGCGACTTGTTGAAAGGTCAGTCCTTGTCCAAAGGCAAACCGGCTCAGAATCATCAATTTATAGGCCGCGTCAATGCCACCAACATCATTAGTTGGGTCGGCTTCCGCATAACCAGCTGCTTGTGCGGCGGCTAACGCGTCCTCGTAAGTCTGACCAGCCGTCATCGCACTTAAGATATAGTTGGCCGTTCCGTTGATAATACCGTCAACCGACTGAATGTTATCGGTTGCGTAACTATCCGTTAAAGTCCGCAAAATTGGAATGCCACCAGCGACACTCGCTTCATAAAATAAATCACAATGTTGGCGCCGCGCTAAGGCTGTCAATTCTGCCCCAGCAGTCGCAATCAAATCTTTGTTAGCCGTGACGACTGACTTGCCCTGGTTTAGCGCCGCTTTGATGGCGGACTTGGCCGTTGCGACCGTCCCCATGACTTCGATGATCAGTTGGATTCGTTGGTCACAGACCACGTTTGTCAGCGAATCTGTCAAACGCGTCCCAATCGGTAGTTTAACGGCACGGGGCGCGTTCAAATGATTCACAGCAACTGCTGCCAGGTGTAATCGAATCCCCTGCGTCTGCTCGATTTTTCGTGCTGCTTGGGTCAATCGTTCGACGACACCGCTACCCACGGTGCCTAAACCTAACATGCCCACTTCAATTGTTGTTGTCATTGTACACGCCCTCCATTTCTACCGTGCGATCATCTTAAACTTGTGCTAACGCCTGTTTTAAATCAGCGATTAAATCATCCGCATTTTCCACGCCCACTGAGATCCGAATCAAATCAGGAGTCACACCCGCTGCCAATAACTCTTGCTCATTTAATTGGGCGTGAGTCGTCGAAGCTGGGTGAATAATCAGAGACTTGGCATCCGCA encodes:
- a CDS encoding DegV family protein, whose protein sequence is MKIAVVTESSADLSAQAVKDYQITVVNDPIMFGNHVYHENVDITTDQFYRLLKVEKEIPTISQISMPEMQLVFDQLKAAGYDQILVIGLSSGISGWINNLKTYAPSVDGVEVQVFDSRTACAGTANMVKLAAAMALANYSMADILTQLTRLRAATTTVLIVNSMRHLVKNGRIYNNSSLAGTMVLRNKPIITLNEHGKIQLMGKERTLKNAQQAVQDEFEQFVVTSQLPVRLDVISANDEQIAEDWASELRYQFPAVRVKTGTIGPVLGVLTGDHALGMIWSLDWKPLLTALNQENQGD
- a CDS encoding homoserine dehydrogenase, with the protein product MTTTIEVGMLGLGTVGSGVVERLTQAARKIEQTQGIRLHLAAVAVNHLNAPRAVKLPIGTRLTDSLTNVVCDQRIQLIIEVMGTVATAKSAIKAALNQGKSVVTANKDLIATAGAELTALARRQHCDLFYEASVAGGIPILRTLTDSYATDNIQSVDGIINGTANYILSAMTAGQTYEDALAAAQAAGYAEADPTNDVGGIDAAYKLMILSRFAFGQGLTFQQVAPVGITGLSATICQTVAQHGWQIKLLAQAYQHNQQLYCPVAPVAVAQTQPLSEIVGVQNAIAVQSDAIGASLYTGPGAGSTATANSVLNDVIVAAQHLVNGQSAVNTALPVNQGAVTNLADLPQDYLVVGAKAVSAVQVYANEVDFSLQTLAPDCLRLNALTARQRQQVARQVQVTLVPIAGTVRWPATTKNAITTPVHVAI